From the Oryzias melastigma strain HK-1 linkage group LG13, ASM292280v2, whole genome shotgun sequence genome, the window GTGAACACGCCGCGGTTTAACACGAACCCCGTCGCCATTTTTCCTTCCCCTCCTGACAGGAGCGCGGGTGCGCATGCGCGTGCAGCTGCTAAAAGCGTCCGACACGAAACAATCGACCGGCTCTCTGCGTAGCCATGGAAACGAATACAAACCGTCCCAACCACTCAAACTACAACTCAGACGGACGCTTTATTTCGTTAGAAGTCTTggatttttaattcaattaattCTCGCCTCGTCTGCTACAGATTTACAGGAAAGAAATGGAGGATAAGGAGGCTTCTGCAGCTGAAAACTACAGCAAAACTTCCCCAAAAAACTACTCTGACCAACCAAGCGTCTCTGTGAAGGATGGTTCtcaggtaaaaatgaaaacttcgCAGAGATCATCTCAAGGAGAGAAGAAAGACCCATCGTGGCCTCGGATGACGCCGGCTTTACTCAGAGAAGTTTGTAAGAAGAACAAACTCTACTTCACACCCAACCTGAATGACACCTTGTACCTGCACTACCACGGTTTCTCCCGGATCGAGAACTTGGAGGAGTACACTGGGCTGAAGTCTCTCTGGCTCCAAAACAATGCCCTGGAGCGCATCGAGAACCTGGATGCCCAAACTGATCTGCGTTGCTTATTCCTCAACGACAACCGAATATCAAAACTGGAAAACCTGGACTCTCTGACCAAGCTCTGCACCCTGAACGTATCCAACAACTACATCTCTGTTTTAGAAAACATCGCCTGCCTTCCCAATTTAAGCACCCTGCAGATTGCTCACAACAAGTTGGAAACTTTGGAGGACGTAGCCCATTTGAGTCAGTGCCTGGCCATTTCTGTGCTAGACTTGTCCTACAACAGCTTGAGTGATCCGGAGATCATCTGTGTGCTGGAGGCGATGCCAGATCTGAGGGTTCTGTATCTGATGGGGAACGAGGTGGTGAGGAAGATCCCAAACTACCGGAAGAGCTTGATAGTTCGCTTGAAGCACCTCCTCTTCCTTGACTTTAGCCCAGTGTTCCCCAGAGATCGGGCCTGTGCGGAGGCATGGGCGGCAGGAGGGCCGGAGGAGGAGCGCAGGGTGAGGGAGCAGTGGGGAACCCAAGAGAGGAAGAGGATCCAGAGGAACTTGGAGGAAATGGCAATAATGAGACAGAAAGCCCAGGAGAGACGTAACCTTCAAGAGCTCCAGGATCAAGGTATAGTCCGGTCTTATCCTctgtatttagaaaaatctggattttttactttacaattgtttatttttaggtgAAACCAAGATGGCCGCAACCCCAGAAAGCACTAGTGAGGAACACAGAAGTGGCATGGTGGCTTCTTCCGCACAAGAGGAAGCTGAGGAGGTACCTCTGGTTCATGGTGCCGGACCACTGGTCACAAATCTAGACGATGAGGAGCAGCTGGAAACCATTCACCTCGAAGCAATTCCACCGCTGGGCATCGATGACCTGCCAGATTTAGAGGATGAAGCTGAGGAGGTACCTCTGGTTCATGGCGCCGGACCACTGGTCACAAATCTAGACGATGAGGAGCAACTGGAATCCATTCATCTCGAAGCGATTCCACC encodes:
- the dnaaf1 gene encoding dynein assembly factor 1, axonemal isoform X3 codes for the protein MEDKEASAAENYSKTSPKNYSDQPSVSVKDGSQVKMKTSQRSSQGEKKDPSWPRMTPALLREVCKKNKLYFTPNLNDTLYLHYHGFSRIENLEEYTGLKSLWLQNNALERIENLDAQTDLRCLFLNDNRISKLENLDSLTKLCTLNVSNNYISVLENIACLPNLSTLQIAHNKLETLEDVAHLSQCLAISVLDLSYNSLSDPEIICVLEAMPDLRVLYLMGNEVVRKIPNYRKSLIVRLKHLLFLDFSPVFPRDRACAEAWAAGGPEEERRVREQWGTQERKRIQRNLEEMAIMRQKAQERRNLQELQDQGETKMAATPESTSEEHRSGMVASSAQEEAEEVPLVHGAGPLVTNLDDEEQLETIHLEAIPPLGIDDLPDLEDEAEEVPLVHGAGPLVTNLDDEEQLESIHLEAIPPLGIDDLPDLEDEDDKEAEELPLVHDTGPLVTNLDDEEQLETIQLEAIPPPCIDDLPDLEDEDEEVPLVHDAVPSATNLDDEEQLESIQHEKFPPPCIDDLPDLEDEDEEVPLVHDAVPVVTNLDDEEQLETIQHEEIPPLGIDDLLDLEDEELQDQGETKMAATPESTSEEHSSGMLASSAQEEAEEVPLVHDAVPLVKNLNDEEQQESIQHQENPPLCIDDLPDLEDEEEEAEDLTISSQQVFRPQIEIISRDADEEEQPKENNKDGTAIFGPAEKLIKKSVSLDSASLFCLKGDPMKKKSEERLKPASCPCLIEELD
- the dnaaf1 gene encoding dynein assembly factor 1, axonemal isoform X2, translating into MEDKEASAAENYSKTSPKNYSDQPSVSVKDGSQVKMKTSQRSSQGEKKDPSWPRMTPALLREVCKKNKLYFTPNLNDTLYLHYHGFSRIENLEEYTGLKSLWLQNNALERIENLDAQTDLRCLFLNDNRISKLENLDSLTKLCTLNVSNNYISVLENIACLPNLSTLQIAHNKLETLEDVAHLSQCLAISVLDLSYNSLSDPEIICVLEAMPDLRVLYLMGNEVVRKIPNYRKSLIVRLKHLLFLDFSPVFPRDRACAEAWAAGGPEEERRVREQWGTQERKRIQRNLEEMAIMRQKAQERRNLQELQDQGETKMAATPESTSEEHRSGMVASSAQEEAEEVPLVHGAGPLVTNLDDEEQLETIHLEAIPPLGIDDLPDLEDEAEEVPLVHGAGPLVTNLDDEEQLESIHLEAIPPLGIDDLPDLEDEAEEVPLVHGAGPLVTNLDDEEQLESIHLEAIPPPCIDDLPDLEDEDEEVPLVHDAVPSVTNLDDEEQLESIQHEQIPPPCINDLPDLEDEDDKEAEEVPLVHDAVPSATNLDDEEQLESIQHEKFPPPCIDDLPDLEDEDEEVPLVHDAVPVVTNLDDEEQLETIQHEEIPPLGIDDLLDLEDEELQDQGETKMAATPESTSEEHSSGMLASSAQEEAEEVPLVHDAVPLVKNLNDEEQQESIQHQENPPLCIDDLPDLEDEEEEAEDLTISSQQVFRPQIEIISRDADEEEQPKENNKDGTAIFGPAEKLIKKSVSLDSASLFCLKGDPMKKKSEERLKPASCPCLIEELD
- the dnaaf1 gene encoding dynein assembly factor 1, axonemal isoform X1, producing the protein MEDKEASAAENYSKTSPKNYSDQPSVSVKDGSQVKMKTSQRSSQGEKKDPSWPRMTPALLREVCKKNKLYFTPNLNDTLYLHYHGFSRIENLEEYTGLKSLWLQNNALERIENLDAQTDLRCLFLNDNRISKLENLDSLTKLCTLNVSNNYISVLENIACLPNLSTLQIAHNKLETLEDVAHLSQCLAISVLDLSYNSLSDPEIICVLEAMPDLRVLYLMGNEVVRKIPNYRKSLIVRLKHLLFLDFSPVFPRDRACAEAWAAGGPEEERRVREQWGTQERKRIQRNLEEMAIMRQKAQERRNLQELQDQGETKMAATPESTSEEHRSGMVASSAQEEAEEVPLVHGAGPLVTNLDDEEQLETIHLEAIPPLGIDDLPDLEDEAEEVPLVHGAGPLVTNLDDEEQLESIHLEAIPPLGIDDLPDLEDEAEEVPLVHGAGPLVTNLDDEEQLESIHLEAIPPPCIDDLPDLEDEDEEVPLVHDAVPSVTNLDDEEQLESIQHEQIPPPCINDLPDLEDEDDKEAEELPLVHDTGPLVTNLDDEEQLETIQLEAIPPPCIDDLPDLEDEDEEVPLVHDAVPSATNLDDEEQLESIQHEKFPPPCIDDLPDLEDEDEEVPLVHDAVPVVTNLDDEEQLETIQHEEIPPLGIDDLLDLEDEELQDQGETKMAATPESTSEEHSSGMLASSAQEEAEEVPLVHDAVPLVKNLNDEEQQESIQHQENPPLCIDDLPDLEDEEEEAEDLTISSQQVFRPQIEIISRDADEEEQPKENNKDGTAIFGPAEKLIKKSVSLDSASLFCLKGDPMKKKSEERLKPASCPCLIEELD
- the dnaaf1 gene encoding dynein assembly factor 1, axonemal isoform X4, coding for MEDKEASAAENYSKTSPKNYSDQPSVSVKDGSQVKMKTSQRSSQGEKKDPSWPRMTPALLREVCKKNKLYFTPNLNDTLYLHYHGFSRIENLEEYTGLKSLWLQNNALERIENLDAQTDLRCLFLNDNRISKLENLDSLTKLCTLNVSNNYISVLENIACLPNLSTLQIAHNKLETLEDVAHLSQCLAISVLDLSYNSLSDPEIICVLEAMPDLRVLYLMGNEVVRKIPNYRKSLIVRLKHLLFLDFSPVFPRDRACAEAWAAGGPEEERRVREQWGTQERKRIQRNLEEMAIMRQKAQERRNLQELQDQGETKMAATPESTSEEHRSGMVASSAQEEAEEVPLVHGAGPLVTNLDDEEQLETIHLEAIPPLGIDDLPDLEDEAEEVPLVHGAGPLVTNLDDEEQLESIHLEAIPPLGIDDLPDLEDEDDKEAEEVPLVHDAVPSATNLDDEEQLESIQHEKFPPPCIDDLPDLEDEDEEVPLVHDAVPVVTNLDDEEQLETIQHEEIPPLGIDDLLDLEDEELQDQGETKMAATPESTSEEHSSGMLASSAQEEAEEVPLVHDAVPLVKNLNDEEQQESIQHQENPPLCIDDLPDLEDEEEEAEDLTISSQQVFRPQIEIISRDADEEEQPKENNKDGTAIFGPAEKLIKKSVSLDSASLFCLKGDPMKKKSEERLKPASCPCLIEELD